One genomic segment of Methylocystis sp. SC2 includes these proteins:
- the modC gene encoding molybdenum ABC transporter ATP-binding protein: MADGAIAARFRLAYRGFALDVDLELPGRGVTALFGPSGSGKTTALRCMAGLARAPDGLLKIGGDVWQDEARGVFVPTHRRALGMVFQDASLFSHLTVKGNLDYGMTRARVAAAAASRGALCEMLDIAALAERWPETLSGGERQRVAIARALLTRPQLLLMDEPLASLDVARRLDVLPYLERLRDELDIPIIYVSHAPEEVTRIADEAIVLDRGRVVARGAPLDVLPGASRLVEGGRFGLVNALKARVVAVDEAYGVTRLAHPAGEILIAARLTTQREARVVMRATDVALAMSEPRDTSVRTILRGRIEKIDATESALAFVTLTLVGGDRLVSAITRLALDELRLTVGADVFALVKSVALDERGL, translated from the coding sequence ATGGCTGACGGCGCCATCGCCGCGCGTTTTCGCCTCGCCTATCGCGGCTTCGCGCTCGACGTTGACCTGGAGCTGCCGGGACGCGGCGTCACGGCGCTTTTTGGCCCTTCCGGCTCGGGCAAGACCACCGCCCTGCGCTGCATGGCGGGGCTGGCGCGCGCGCCCGACGGGCTTCTCAAGATCGGCGGCGACGTCTGGCAAGACGAGGCGCGCGGCGTCTTCGTGCCGACGCATCGCCGCGCGCTCGGCATGGTGTTCCAGGACGCGAGTCTGTTTTCCCACCTCACCGTCAAGGGAAACCTCGATTATGGAATGACCCGCGCGCGGGTCGCGGCGGCTGCGGCGAGCCGCGGGGCGCTCTGCGAAATGCTCGACATCGCCGCTCTCGCGGAACGCTGGCCGGAAACGCTTTCGGGCGGCGAGCGGCAGCGAGTGGCGATCGCCCGCGCCCTGCTGACGCGTCCGCAACTGCTGCTGATGGACGAGCCGCTGGCCTCGCTCGACGTTGCGCGCCGTCTCGACGTATTGCCCTACCTCGAACGGCTGCGCGACGAACTCGATATTCCGATCATCTACGTCAGCCATGCGCCGGAAGAAGTCACGCGCATCGCAGACGAGGCCATCGTGCTCGATCGCGGTCGGGTCGTCGCGCGCGGCGCCCCGCTCGACGTGCTGCCGGGCGCGAGTCGTCTTGTCGAGGGCGGCCGATTCGGATTGGTCAACGCGCTCAAAGCGCGCGTCGTCGCCGTCGACGAAGCATATGGCGTCACGCGGCTCGCCCATCCGGCGGGCGAGATATTGATCGCTGCGCGTCTAACGACGCAGCGCGAGGCGCGCGTCGTCATGCGCGCGACCGACGTTGCGCTTGCGATGTCCGAACCCCGCGACACCAGCGTGCGGACGATTTTGCGCGGACGCATCGAGAAGATCGATGCGACCGAGAGCGCCCTCGCCTTCGTCACGCTCACGCTCGTCGGCGGCGACCGTCTCGTCTCGGCGATCACGCGCCTCGCGCTCGACGAGCTGCGGCTGACCGTCGGCGCAGACGTCTTCGCCCTGGTGAAGTCCGTCGCTCTCGACGAACGCGGTCTATAG
- a CDS encoding N-acetylmuramoyl-L-alanine amidase, whose product MRSALRAGTPPPFVAMAAAFLAALGGMAWPAAAEEPPKEISALTARIEALPDRSRLLFDLTGLPPVTAHPVANPPRIIVDLPEVLFRIEANAGLSPGDKLIKSYRYGIFAPGRSRVVIDLAAPAKILKADSEAAAGGPRLVIELAPTSAAHFAATVAEQARLQPAEPPKTPGTAAKAPTDKPMVVIDPGHGGVDMGATAKHGEMEKDVVLEFARALRDKIQETARARVLLTRDHDMFLPLAERVRIARENNASLFVSIHADTLAASRVEGATVYTVSERASDAEAARMAEKENLADQAAGLESKADAEEVGDILFELTRRETRAYSRQFSHSLISFWREVGALNKNPSRSAGFVVLKAFDVPSVLLELGYLSSEKDLSRLTSQDWRERAAQKTAEAVDAFISARSQEARAPAAAPSPAARPQ is encoded by the coding sequence ATGAGGTCAGCTTTGCGCGCAGGAACGCCGCCACCGTTCGTCGCCATGGCGGCTGCGTTCCTCGCGGCTCTGGGCGGCATGGCGTGGCCCGCCGCGGCCGAGGAGCCGCCGAAGGAAATCTCCGCGCTGACCGCCCGCATTGAGGCGCTCCCCGATCGTTCCCGCCTCCTCTTTGATCTCACCGGCCTGCCGCCGGTGACCGCGCATCCCGTGGCGAACCCGCCGCGCATCATCGTCGATTTGCCCGAAGTGCTGTTCCGCATAGAGGCGAACGCTGGTCTGTCGCCCGGCGACAAGCTCATAAAATCATACCGTTATGGCATCTTCGCGCCAGGACGCTCGCGCGTCGTGATCGATCTCGCGGCGCCCGCCAAAATTCTCAAGGCGGACAGCGAGGCGGCGGCGGGGGGACCGCGGCTCGTCATCGAGCTCGCCCCGACCAGCGCCGCGCATTTCGCCGCCACCGTCGCGGAACAGGCGCGGCTACAGCCCGCGGAGCCGCCGAAAACGCCGGGAACGGCGGCCAAAGCGCCGACGGACAAACCGATGGTGGTCATCGATCCAGGCCATGGCGGGGTCGATATGGGCGCGACCGCCAAGCACGGCGAAATGGAAAAGGACGTCGTGCTCGAATTCGCCCGCGCGCTGCGCGACAAAATCCAGGAAACCGCCCGCGCCCGCGTGCTTTTGACCCGCGACCACGACATGTTTCTCCCGCTTGCCGAGCGGGTGCGAATCGCTCGTGAAAACAATGCTTCCCTGTTTGTCTCCATTCACGCGGACACGCTCGCCGCGTCCCGGGTCGAGGGCGCCACCGTCTATACCGTGTCCGAACGCGCCTCGGACGCCGAAGCGGCGCGGATGGCGGAGAAGGAGAATCTCGCGGATCAGGCCGCCGGACTTGAAAGCAAGGCGGACGCCGAAGAGGTCGGCGACATATTGTTCGAACTCACGCGGCGCGAGACCCGCGCCTACAGTCGCCAGTTTTCGCATTCGCTGATTTCATTTTGGAGGGAAGTCGGAGCGCTCAACAAAAACCCGAGCCGCTCGGCGGGTTTCGTCGTGCTCAAAGCCTTCGACGTTCCCTCCGTGCTGCTCGAACTCGGGTATCTTTCGAGCGAGAAGGATCTGTCGCGGCTGACGTCCCAGGACTGGCGCGAGCGCGCGGCGCAGAAAACCGCCGAAGCTGTTGACGCCTTTATCAGCGCGCGCAGCCAAGAAGCGCGGGCCCCCGCCGCGGCCCCCTCGCCCGCGGCGCGCCCACAATAA
- the modB gene encoding molybdate ABC transporter permease subunit — protein MPTSEDFAAIWLTLKLATIVTFLLLLIGAPLAWWLARTRSWLKGPLGAVVALPLVLPPTVLGFYLLLTMGPHGLLGRLTAFLGVAPLPFTFAGLVVASLFYSLPFVVQPIQNAFEAMGDRPLEAAATLRASPMDAFFTVALPLARPGLVTAAILGFAHTVGEFGVVLMIGGAIPDRTRVVSVLIYDQVESMNYERAHWLAGGMLLFSFCVLLALYGRRRNGRYG, from the coding sequence ATGCCGACATCCGAAGATTTCGCCGCGATCTGGCTGACGCTCAAGCTTGCGACGATCGTCACCTTTCTGCTGCTCCTGATCGGCGCGCCACTGGCGTGGTGGCTGGCGCGAACGCGGTCGTGGCTCAAGGGGCCGTTAGGAGCCGTCGTGGCGCTGCCGCTGGTTCTGCCGCCGACGGTGCTGGGCTTCTATCTGCTGCTGACCATGGGCCCGCACGGACTGTTGGGCAGGCTCACCGCGTTCCTCGGCGTCGCGCCCTTGCCGTTCACCTTCGCCGGACTCGTCGTGGCGTCGCTCTTCTATTCGCTGCCCTTCGTCGTGCAGCCGATTCAGAACGCCTTCGAGGCGATGGGCGATCGTCCGCTGGAGGCCGCCGCCACCTTGCGCGCGAGCCCCATGGACGCTTTCTTCACGGTGGCGCTGCCGCTCGCGAGGCCCGGTCTCGTCACCGCGGCTATCCTCGGCTTTGCGCATACGGTCGGTGAATTCGGCGTCGTTCTGATGATCGGCGGCGCCATTCCCGACAGGACGCGGGTGGTGTCGGTCCTGATCTACGACCAGGTCGAATCGATGAACTACGAACGCGCGCATTGGCTCGCCGGGGGCATGCTGCTGTTCAGTTTCTGCGTTCTCCTCGCGCTCTATGGTCGCCGACGGAACGGCCGCTATGGCTGA
- a CDS encoding MmcQ/YjbR family DNA-binding protein, whose translation MATSRDFRRIAMSLEGTREAPHFDRTAFKVVRIYATLAADGLTANVKLAPEEQAFKSMMAPQAFAPVPNAWGRQGWTTILLEAIDVSELRDALETAWRHASKKKTAKKNKCTN comes from the coding sequence GTGGCCACCAGCCGTGATTTCCGGCGCATCGCAATGTCTCTCGAGGGAACGCGCGAAGCGCCGCATTTCGACAGAACTGCTTTCAAAGTCGTGCGGATTTACGCGACTCTCGCCGCCGACGGACTGACGGCCAATGTGAAACTTGCGCCCGAAGAGCAGGCGTTCAAATCCATGATGGCGCCGCAGGCGTTTGCGCCAGTCCCCAACGCCTGGGGGCGGCAGGGATGGACGACGATTCTGCTCGAGGCGATCGACGTCTCGGAGCTGCGCGACGCGCTGGAAACGGCTTGGCGTCACGCCTCAAAGAAAAAGACGGCGAAGAAAAACAAATGTACGAATTAA
- a CDS encoding pyridoxal phosphate-dependent aminotransferase: MNLPLPPSRRSLIAPFMAMDVLRDAKALERAGRSIIHLELGEPGVAAPRHVREAATESLRHGSIGYGEALGDAPLRARIARHYGERYGVDVSPDRVIVTTGSSGGFLLAFLAAFDPGARIAVTAPGYPAYANILSALGLEPVLLDVGQETRFAPTAAMLEAAHRDRKLHGALFMSPANPTGAMIAREELARICAFCEEAGIAFVSDEIYHGLEYEMRAETALRFSQRALVINSFSKYYAMTGWRLGWLVAPPELMRPLERLQQSLAICAPTLSQRAALAAFDAGDELEANRAAYARNRALLLDHLPRLGLDDFAPPDGAFYIYADISRFTDDSIGFCRRMLHEAGVATTPGLDFDPRRGAKTLRLSYAGPETDVREGVARLEAWLRP, translated from the coding sequence ATGAACTTACCCCTGCCCCCCTCCCGTCGCTCCCTAATCGCGCCCTTCATGGCGATGGACGTGCTGCGCGACGCGAAAGCCTTGGAGCGCGCCGGCCGCAGCATCATCCATTTGGAGCTTGGCGAGCCCGGGGTCGCCGCGCCGCGCCACGTGCGCGAGGCCGCCACGGAGTCTTTGCGCCACGGCTCGATCGGCTATGGCGAAGCGCTCGGCGACGCGCCGCTGCGCGCCCGCATCGCGCGCCACTATGGCGAGCGCTACGGCGTCGACGTCTCGCCCGACCGCGTCATCGTCACGACGGGATCGTCCGGCGGATTTCTGCTCGCCTTTCTCGCCGCGTTCGATCCGGGAGCGAGGATCGCCGTCACTGCGCCCGGCTATCCGGCCTATGCGAACATCCTTTCGGCGCTCGGCTTGGAGCCGGTCCTGCTCGACGTCGGCCAAGAGACGCGCTTTGCGCCCACCGCGGCGATGCTCGAAGCGGCCCATCGCGACAGGAAGCTACACGGCGCGCTCTTCATGAGCCCGGCCAATCCGACCGGCGCGATGATCGCGCGCGAGGAACTGGCGCGGATCTGCGCCTTCTGCGAGGAGGCCGGAATCGCCTTCGTCTCGGACGAGATTTATCACGGACTCGAATATGAGATGCGGGCGGAGACCGCGCTGCGCTTCTCGCAACGCGCCCTCGTCATCAATTCCTTCTCGAAATATTACGCGATGACCGGATGGCGGCTCGGCTGGCTCGTCGCGCCGCCCGAATTGATGCGCCCGCTCGAACGCCTGCAGCAGTCGCTGGCGATCTGCGCCCCGACCTTGTCGCAGCGGGCGGCCCTCGCCGCTTTCGACGCGGGCGATGAACTGGAGGCGAACCGCGCCGCCTATGCGCGAAACCGGGCGCTTCTGCTCGACCATCTTCCCAGACTGGGATTGGACGATTTCGCGCCGCCCGACGGCGCCTTTTACATCTATGCCGACATCTCGCGCTTCACCGACGATTCGATCGGGTTCTGTCGGCGGATGTTGCACGAAGCCGGCGTCGCGACGACGCCCGGCCTCGATTTCGATCCGCGCCGCGGCGCAAAAACGCTGCGGCTCTCTTACGCCGGACCGGAGACGGACGTGCGCGAGGGCGTCGCCCGCCTGGAAGCCTGGCTGCGGCCCTAA
- a CDS encoding ribonuclease E/G — MANKMLIDASHPEETRVVVLRGNRVQEFDFEAADKKPLRGNIYLAKVTRVEPSLQAAFVDYGGNRHGFLAFAEIHPDYYQIPVADRQALLDEESRAHQQADEEERVPHGRGRRSRRRQHEGAEKRVSADEAVTGELLDDSAASPVVIEDQAETGFAESAEERSEAAPAFAPQAGAQEPLDAWPAAVETQARGQDVGAEQLDAGKPESVEAGPERSDIEAEAGDETLAAGQHERISIDPAGFGLVETGEAEEFALESTEPDHELKARRQDERDEARERAREDSEDETAEVSARVDAPVEEHDEEEHDDEDDHVEHIGGDAMDEAPYRAPRARRQYKIQEVIKRRQVLLVQVVKEERGNKGAALTTYLSLAGRYSVLMPNTARGGGISRKITDGADRKRLKEIVHDLEVPEGMGVILRTAGATRTKQEVKRDFEYLLRLWESVRELTLRSAAPTLVYEEGSLIKRAIRDLYGRDVEEVVVSGEDAYREAKDFMRMLMPSHAKNVRLHRDAFPIFAESGVEAQLDAMFSNHVTLKSGGYLVINQTEALVAIDVNSGRSTREHNIEDTALRTNLEAADEVARQLRLRDLAGLIVVDFIDMEESRNNRAVERRLKDALKNDRARIQVGRISHFGLLEMSRQRIRAGVVEGSTVPCPHCAGAGHVRSTASVALHVLRVLEEALVKSAAHDVTLRTRAVVALYILNQKRAHLQELERRFGVHITVAADDTLTGATYHALERGELATGPRVSQRDAPLRVDSVLAEPLEEEAPEDVIAGEMVEAEEEAVESNGDQRDENGERSRFGADEEASRGRRRRRRRGRGGGAQGGELLAPGVDQPSDEGLAFMAAIEGAPAPAEERPDRRGGRRGGNRSPERGPGRWRRSAPLPEEFKDPSAVFALDEGREEAPALISPRVAQAPEFPAPLPVPPPVNGAEIAPLSQERASEPVARIAPSQAPTPTPAPAPEPVAPREPTEVVITQADPDRPKKGGWWQRVRTPFGS; from the coding sequence ATGGCTAACAAGATGCTCATCGACGCCTCCCACCCGGAGGAGACCCGCGTAGTCGTTCTACGTGGAAACCGCGTTCAGGAATTCGATTTCGAGGCTGCCGACAAAAAACCGCTACGCGGCAACATTTATCTCGCGAAGGTCACGCGGGTCGAGCCGTCCCTTCAGGCCGCTTTCGTCGACTATGGCGGAAACCGTCACGGCTTTCTGGCCTTTGCGGAAATTCACCCTGACTACTATCAGATCCCCGTCGCCGATCGACAGGCGCTGCTCGACGAAGAGAGCCGCGCCCATCAGCAGGCCGACGAGGAAGAGCGCGTTCCGCACGGTCGCGGGCGCCGGTCGCGCCGCCGCCAACATGAGGGCGCCGAGAAGCGCGTGAGCGCCGACGAGGCTGTGACGGGCGAACTCCTCGATGATTCGGCCGCTTCGCCGGTCGTCATCGAGGATCAGGCCGAAACAGGCTTCGCCGAATCGGCCGAGGAGCGGTCTGAAGCCGCGCCGGCGTTCGCGCCTCAGGCGGGGGCGCAGGAACCGCTTGACGCTTGGCCAGCGGCCGTCGAGACCCAAGCGCGGGGCCAAGACGTCGGGGCGGAGCAGCTTGACGCGGGAAAGCCCGAATCCGTCGAGGCCGGGCCAGAGCGCTCGGACATCGAGGCCGAGGCGGGCGATGAGACGCTCGCTGCGGGGCAGCATGAGCGGATTTCGATCGATCCCGCCGGTTTCGGCTTGGTCGAGACCGGCGAGGCCGAGGAGTTCGCCCTTGAGTCGACCGAGCCCGACCACGAACTGAAAGCGCGCCGACAGGACGAGCGTGACGAGGCGCGTGAACGCGCCCGCGAAGATTCGGAAGACGAAACGGCTGAGGTCAGCGCCCGCGTCGACGCCCCGGTTGAGGAGCACGACGAGGAAGAGCATGACGACGAGGACGATCACGTCGAGCACATCGGCGGGGACGCGATGGATGAAGCGCCTTATCGCGCGCCGCGCGCCCGCCGCCAGTACAAGATTCAAGAGGTCATCAAGCGCCGTCAGGTGCTGCTCGTTCAGGTCGTCAAGGAAGAGCGCGGCAACAAGGGCGCGGCGCTCACGACCTATCTTTCGCTCGCTGGCCGCTATTCGGTGCTCATGCCCAACACCGCGCGGGGCGGGGGCATTTCGCGCAAGATCACCGACGGCGCCGACCGCAAACGCCTGAAAGAGATCGTGCATGATCTCGAAGTGCCGGAGGGCATGGGCGTCATCCTGCGAACCGCGGGGGCGACGCGCACCAAGCAGGAGGTCAAGCGCGATTTCGAATATCTGCTGCGGCTGTGGGAGAGCGTGCGCGAATTGACCCTGCGCTCCGCGGCCCCGACCCTCGTCTATGAGGAAGGCTCGCTCATCAAGCGGGCGATTCGCGACCTTTACGGGCGCGACGTCGAGGAAGTCGTCGTTTCGGGCGAAGACGCCTATCGCGAGGCCAAAGACTTCATGCGCATGCTGATGCCGAGCCACGCGAAGAACGTGCGCCTGCATCGCGACGCGTTTCCGATCTTCGCCGAAAGCGGCGTCGAGGCTCAGCTCGATGCGATGTTCTCCAACCATGTCACGCTGAAATCAGGCGGCTATCTGGTCATCAACCAGACCGAGGCGCTGGTCGCCATCGACGTGAACTCGGGACGTTCGACGCGCGAGCACAATATCGAGGACACGGCGCTTCGCACCAATCTCGAAGCCGCCGACGAAGTCGCGCGGCAGTTGCGACTGCGCGATCTCGCCGGGCTGATCGTCGTCGATTTCATCGACATGGAGGAGAGTCGCAACAATCGCGCCGTGGAGCGGCGCTTGAAGGACGCGCTGAAAAACGACCGCGCCCGCATTCAGGTTGGCCGCATCTCGCATTTCGGCTTGCTCGAAATGTCGCGCCAGCGCATCCGCGCCGGCGTCGTCGAGGGCTCGACGGTGCCATGTCCGCACTGCGCCGGCGCCGGCCATGTGCGCTCCACCGCCTCCGTCGCGCTGCATGTGTTGCGCGTGCTGGAGGAGGCGCTGGTCAAGAGCGCCGCGCATGACGTGACGCTGCGAACCCGTGCGGTGGTGGCGCTCTACATTCTCAACCAGAAGCGCGCCCATCTGCAGGAGCTCGAACGCCGCTTCGGCGTCCATATCACGGTCGCCGCCGATGACACGCTCACCGGCGCGACCTATCACGCGCTCGAGCGCGGCGAACTCGCGACCGGGCCGCGGGTTTCGCAGCGCGACGCGCCGTTGCGCGTCGATTCGGTGCTCGCCGAACCTCTGGAGGAAGAGGCGCCGGAAGACGTGATCGCGGGCGAAATGGTCGAGGCGGAAGAGGAAGCCGTCGAGTCGAACGGCGATCAGCGTGACGAGAACGGCGAACGATCGCGTTTTGGCGCGGATGAAGAGGCGTCGCGCGGGCGTCGCCGTCGCCGTCGCCGAGGCCGTGGCGGCGGCGCACAGGGCGGCGAACTCTTGGCGCCCGGCGTCGACCAGCCGTCCGACGAAGGCCTCGCCTTCATGGCGGCGATCGAGGGCGCGCCGGCGCCCGCCGAGGAACGGCCTGACCGCCGCGGCGGCCGACGCGGCGGCAACCGAAGTCCAGAGCGCGGTCCTGGCCGGTGGCGGCGATCCGCCCCCTTGCCGGAGGAATTCAAAGACCCGTCGGCGGTCTTCGCGCTCGACGAGGGTCGGGAGGAGGCGCCGGCCCTGATCTCCCCGCGTGTGGCCCAGGCGCCGGAGTTTCCGGCGCCCTTGCCGGTTCCGCCGCCGGTAAACGGCGCCGAGATTGCGCCGCTCTCCCAAGAGCGCGCAAGCGAGCCGGTCGCCCGGATCGCTCCTTCTCAGGCGCCGACGCCGACGCCCGCGCCCGCCCCCGAGCCGGTCGCCCCGCGCGAGCCCACGGAAGTGGTCATCACGCAGGCGGACCCCGACCGCCCGAAGAAGGGCGGCTGGTGGCAGCGCGTGCGCACGCCTTTCGGAAGTTAG
- a CDS encoding DUF4010 domain-containing protein has protein sequence MYELSAIELIQRLSIALAIGLLIGLERGWTSRDESEGERAAGLRTLGLAGLLGGVWGAIVQPFGASGMVALAIAFGFVGALVGVYRYRENVHDETFGATTAIAASLAFSLGAFAVIGDMQAAAAAAVATTAILALKAFLHGLVKRITWDELRSGLALLAMSFILLPVLPNRAIDPWQAVNPFELWLMTVLIGVISFVGYIAVKAVGYRRGVAVAGMAGGLASSTAATAAMSRLAREHPAQIGASAAGAIFANAMMAPRIIAVIAVINPTLAWRLAPPVVAAGVLFALAGVFLLRRSERPTESSGFSVGNPLDLMAVLKFGALLASVMILSRLATHFAGSGGAYALAAISGIVDVDAIGLTMARLGATEIGIRAAAGAVLLALLSNTASKVVMGWVIGGAAMGQRLAAASALAVAGALAALWLAEGAGL, from the coding sequence ATGTACGAATTAAGCGCCATCGAGCTGATCCAGAGACTGTCGATCGCGCTGGCGATCGGGCTGCTCATTGGCCTGGAACGAGGCTGGACGTCACGCGACGAGTCGGAAGGCGAGCGCGCCGCCGGCCTGCGCACGCTTGGGCTCGCCGGACTGCTCGGCGGCGTGTGGGGCGCGATCGTTCAGCCTTTTGGCGCTTCCGGCATGGTCGCTTTGGCGATCGCTTTCGGCTTCGTCGGCGCTTTGGTCGGGGTCTATCGCTACCGCGAAAACGTGCATGATGAGACTTTCGGCGCGACAACCGCCATAGCCGCGTCGCTCGCCTTTTCGCTCGGCGCCTTCGCCGTGATCGGCGACATGCAGGCGGCGGCCGCGGCGGCGGTCGCCACGACCGCAATCCTGGCGCTCAAGGCGTTTCTGCACGGCCTCGTCAAGCGCATCACCTGGGACGAGCTGCGCTCCGGGCTGGCGCTGCTGGCGATGAGCTTCATCTTGCTGCCGGTTCTGCCCAATCGCGCCATCGATCCGTGGCAAGCGGTGAACCCTTTTGAATTGTGGCTGATGACCGTTTTGATTGGCGTGATTTCCTTTGTCGGCTACATCGCCGTCAAGGCTGTCGGCTACCGGCGCGGCGTCGCCGTCGCCGGGATGGCGGGAGGGCTGGCGTCGTCGACGGCCGCGACGGCGGCGATGTCCCGGCTGGCGCGGGAACATCCCGCGCAGATTGGCGCTTCGGCGGCGGGCGCCATCTTCGCCAATGCGATGATGGCGCCGCGAATCATCGCCGTCATCGCGGTCATCAATCCGACGCTCGCGTGGCGCTTGGCGCCGCCGGTCGTTGCGGCCGGCGTGCTCTTCGCGCTCGCCGGTGTCTTTCTCCTGCGACGAAGCGAGCGGCCCACGGAATCGAGCGGCTTTTCTGTCGGCAATCCGCTGGATCTGATGGCGGTGCTCAAATTCGGCGCGCTCCTTGCGAGCGTGATGATCCTCTCACGGCTCGCGACGCATTTCGCCGGAAGCGGCGGCGCCTATGCGCTCGCGGCCATTTCCGGCATCGTCGACGTTGACGCGATCGGACTGACCATGGCGCGGCTCGGCGCGACCGAGATCGGCATAAGGGCGGCGGCGGGGGCGGTGCTGCTGGCGCTGCTGTCGAACACGGCGTCGAAAGTCGTTATGGGCTGGGTTATCGGCGGCGCCGCGATGGGCCAAAGACTCGCCGCGGCTTCCGCTCTCGCCGTCGCCGGCGCGCTCGCGGCGTTGTGGCTGGCGGAAGGCGCTGGCCTATAG